In the Syntrophorhabdaceae bacterium genome, one interval contains:
- a CDS encoding glycosyltransferase family 39 protein — translation MKAYLLSDVFSSLYRTLDRTGRLMRLRILIVIALALVLFFSYLGATSLWDPDEPRQAIMAREMMQRGDYVHPYLNGQPYLEKPPFYPWMIVAAAKIGGALNEFASRAPSAIAATLLIFVVFFLGRMLVGVQCGFLSALVLATNYQYLSNARESVMDMTFAFFIGLTIFLNYVASAKDRRFFFALSFLPASIAILTKGPAGLVIPAGVAFVYLLTEGKWKRFIIPLIGGCLLSAAVASIWFFAAGEAYIREFILHQNITRYANAFDHRESFFYYFHKLFFNFLPWSMFLPFALVHAWKKKYWLPLIWFVLTFLFFEFSQSKRAIYLLSLYPASALICGLFLKDAWVGLVDGVGTNRTLKALAAFLVLLPACAMIMIPSMRGSDVIDVVRSGPKSLYAYLGLLSATGALFFAMLVKRSGRLALGMFIVYLVVAGYFYNAWYMPLVDKSTKSLKLITDELAPYKNTKEFYTLGFNSAGIIFYLGKPVHIGVDIDEIKQSKDDILLIVEDKSS, via the coding sequence TTGAAAGCGTACCTCCTCTCGGATGTCTTCTCCTCTCTTTACCGTACCCTTGACAGGACAGGTAGACTCATGCGCTTGAGAATATTAATCGTGATTGCCCTCGCCTTAGTGCTCTTCTTTTCCTATCTGGGGGCCACTTCTCTCTGGGACCCCGACGAACCCAGGCAGGCAATTATGGCCCGGGAGATGATGCAAAGGGGCGACTATGTGCATCCCTATCTCAACGGTCAGCCGTATCTCGAGAAGCCTCCGTTCTATCCGTGGATGATTGTGGCGGCCGCAAAGATAGGGGGAGCTCTCAACGAATTTGCCTCAAGGGCACCCTCGGCTATTGCGGCTACGCTCCTTATTTTCGTGGTCTTTTTCCTGGGCAGGATGCTCGTCGGTGTACAGTGCGGTTTCCTCTCCGCGCTCGTGCTTGCAACTAATTACCAGTATCTCTCAAACGCCAGGGAATCGGTCATGGATATGACCTTTGCATTTTTCATCGGCCTCACAATCTTCCTGAATTATGTTGCTTCGGCCAAAGACAGGAGGTTCTTTTTTGCGCTCTCTTTTCTTCCCGCTTCGATCGCGATCCTCACAAAAGGCCCGGCGGGCCTTGTCATCCCGGCCGGCGTGGCCTTTGTCTACCTGCTTACAGAGGGGAAATGGAAACGGTTCATTATACCCCTCATAGGCGGATGTCTTTTATCTGCTGCCGTTGCCTCCATCTGGTTTTTTGCCGCGGGTGAAGCCTACATCAGGGAGTTCATCCTCCATCAGAACATAACCCGCTATGCGAACGCCTTCGACCATAGGGAATCGTTCTTCTATTATTTCCACAAACTCTTCTTCAATTTTCTTCCCTGGAGCATGTTTCTGCCTTTTGCCCTGGTTCACGCGTGGAAAAAGAAGTACTGGCTGCCCCTTATATGGTTTGTGCTGACCTTTTTGTTCTTTGAGTTTTCTCAGAGCAAACGGGCCATATACCTGCTTTCCCTGTATCCGGCGTCGGCGCTCATCTGTGGCCTCTTTTTGAAGGATGCCTGGGTCGGCCTCGTGGACGGAGTCGGGACAAATCGTACTCTCAAGGCGCTCGCCGCTTTCCTTGTCCTGCTTCCAGCCTGTGCCATGATCATGATTCCCTCCATGCGGGGCTCGGACGTGATCGATGTGGTGAGGAGCGGTCCTAAGTCCCTGTATGCGTATCTTGGCCTTCTTTCTGCCACGGGTGCATTGTTTTTTGCCATGCTTGTCAAGCGATCGGGAAGATTGGCCCTCGGTATGTTCATCGTCTATCTTGTTGTGGCCGGCTATTTCTATAATGCTTGGTACATGCCACTTGTGGATAAATCGACGAAGTCTCTCAAGCTCATCACCGATGAGCTTGCCCCGTACAAGAACACCAAGGAGTTCTACACGCTCGGCTTCAATTCGGCGGGGATCATATTCTACCTCGGTAAGCCGGTTCACATAGGAGTCGATATTGACGAGATAAAACAGAGCAAAGATGATATATTACTCATCGTGGAGGACAAATCTTC
- the ilvB gene encoding biosynthetic-type acetolactate synthase large subunit: MKKTGAQILVESLKAEGVESLFCYPGGATLNITDALTYADVEQIVVRHEQAAVHASDGYARASGKVGVSIVTSGPGATNTVTGIATAYMDSIPLVIFSCQVNTALIGNDAFQEADIVGITRPCTKHSYLVKDVRDLSRIIKEAFHIAKSGRPGPVLVDIPKDVSAHVAEFKYPDKVMIRSYQPTYSGHIGQIKKAMRLIASSKRPVLYTGGGIISSGAAEELLKFAETLSIPVTNTLMGLGGIPGNHPLFLGMLGMHGTYAANMAVTESDLIIAMGARFDDRATGKTDEFASHAKIIHVDIDPTSISKNIQVDIPIVGDTKNVLLKMFELIDEEKETYKHHHKTVSEWLAKINKWKEEYPLTYQKNGTLKPQFVIERIYELTKGKAIITTEVGQNQMWTAQFYKFLKPRTMITSGGLGTMGFGFPAAIGAQVAFPKSLVIDIAGDGSIQMNIQELATAVQHNLPVKVVILNNRFLGMVRQWQDLFYEKRHTWTHLHSPDFVKVAEAYGAVGYRIEAEHEVDKILKEAFRNNKPTFIDARVNPEECVYPMVPAGAALKEMLLV; this comes from the coding sequence TTGAAGAAGACAGGCGCCCAGATATTAGTCGAATCATTGAAAGCGGAGGGTGTGGAATCCCTGTTCTGTTACCCCGGAGGCGCCACACTCAATATCACTGACGCCCTCACCTACGCCGATGTCGAACAGATCGTTGTGAGGCACGAGCAGGCTGCGGTACACGCCTCTGACGGATATGCCCGCGCGTCGGGAAAGGTCGGCGTGTCGATTGTAACGTCCGGTCCGGGAGCCACGAATACCGTAACGGGCATAGCCACGGCCTACATGGACTCAATCCCGCTTGTCATCTTCTCCTGCCAGGTGAATACGGCGCTCATCGGCAACGACGCCTTTCAGGAAGCCGATATTGTCGGGATAACCCGACCCTGCACCAAACACAGTTACCTCGTGAAAGACGTGAGAGATTTGAGCCGAATCATCAAAGAGGCCTTTCATATTGCCAAATCGGGCCGTCCAGGGCCTGTGCTCGTCGATATCCCGAAAGACGTGTCGGCGCACGTCGCCGAATTCAAGTACCCCGACAAGGTCATGATCAGAAGCTATCAGCCCACGTATTCGGGCCATATAGGCCAGATCAAGAAGGCCATGCGGCTTATCGCGAGCTCGAAGAGACCCGTGCTCTATACGGGCGGCGGGATCATTTCCTCGGGCGCGGCCGAGGAGCTTCTCAAGTTCGCCGAGACGCTGTCGATTCCGGTCACGAATACCCTCATGGGGTTGGGTGGCATTCCGGGGAACCATCCACTTTTCCTCGGTATGCTCGGAATGCACGGCACGTACGCTGCCAATATGGCCGTCACCGAGTCGGACCTGATCATCGCCATGGGGGCGCGCTTCGACGACAGGGCAACGGGCAAGACCGATGAATTTGCCTCACACGCAAAGATCATACACGTGGATATAGACCCCACATCCATCAGCAAGAACATACAGGTCGACATACCGATCGTAGGCGACACAAAAAACGTCCTCCTTAAGATGTTTGAACTGATCGATGAAGAAAAAGAGACGTACAAACATCACCACAAAACCGTGTCCGAATGGCTCGCGAAGATCAATAAATGGAAAGAAGAGTACCCGCTCACGTACCAGAAGAACGGGACATTGAAGCCCCAATTCGTCATCGAGAGAATTTATGAACTCACTAAAGGCAAGGCCATCATCACGACCGAAGTGGGACAGAACCAGATGTGGACGGCCCAGTTCTACAAATTCCTCAAACCGAGGACCATGATCACCTCGGGAGGACTCGGTACCATGGGCTTTGGGTTCCCTGCCGCTATCGGCGCTCAGGTAGCTTTTCCAAAATCACTGGTTATCGACATAGCCGGTGACGGAAGCATCCAGATGAACATCCAGGAGTTGGCAACGGCGGTGCAACATAACCTGCCCGTCAAGGTCGTTATCCTCAATAACAGATTTCTCGGCATGGTCAGGCAATGGCAGGACCTCTTCTACGAGAAACGACATACGTGGACGCATCTTCACTCACCCGATTTCGTAAAAGTAGCAGAGGCTTATGGGGCCGTGGGATACAGGATTGAAGCGGAACATGAAGTCGACAAGATATTGAAAGAGGCCTTCCGCAATAACAAGCCGACCTTTATCGATGCGCGGGTAAACCCCGAAGAATGCGTCTATCCCATGGTACCGGCGGGAGCCGCGTTAAAAGAGATGCTTCTTGTTTGA
- the ilvN gene encoding acetolactate synthase small subunit: MVRHTISLLVENEFGVLARIASLFSGRGFNIESLCVAESLDPTISTMTIVTRGNDAVLEQILKQLNKLINVVKVVDFKEMDYVSREMVLVKVHADDKTREEILRMSEIFRGRIIDVSSKSYTIMITGDENKLQAFLNLIRPLGIKELVRTGPIAMARGERTIKMKETNIKGGEQDG; this comes from the coding sequence ATGGTGCGACACACAATATCGTTGCTCGTAGAGAATGAATTCGGAGTCCTTGCCCGGATCGCAAGCCTTTTCAGTGGTCGGGGCTTCAATATCGAAAGCCTCTGCGTGGCCGAGAGCCTCGATCCCACGATCTCCACCATGACAATCGTTACTCGCGGGAATGACGCAGTACTTGAACAAATTCTCAAACAGCTCAACAAGCTGATTAACGTGGTAAAAGTCGTCGACTTTAAGGAAATGGACTATGTCTCAAGGGAAATGGTTCTTGTCAAGGTACATGCGGACGACAAAACCAGGGAAGAAATCCTGCGCATGTCGGAAATATTCAGGGGAAGGATCATCGATGTGTCCAGCAAATCATACACAATTATGATCACCGGCGATGAAAACAAGCTCCAGGCCTTCTTGAATCTCATCAGGCCGCTCGGCATCAAGGAACTCGTCCGTACAGGCCCTATCGCTATGGCGCGAGGCGAAAGAACCATTAAAATGAAGGAAACCAATATAAAAGGAGGAGAACAAGATGGCTAA
- the ilvC gene encoding ketol-acid reductoisomerase, giving the protein MAKMYYDRDADLGVLKGKKVAIIGYGSQGHAQAQNLRDSKVNVIVAELQGTANYKLALSHGFKPLSAAQAAKEADIVQILAQDNLQAQLYRTEIQTHLKKGKTLVFSHGFNIHYNQIVPPADIDVIMVAPKGPGHLVRREFERGAGVPSLIAVYQDYTKKAKKTALAYAKGIGSTRAGVLETTFKEETETDLFGEQAVLCGGASELVRAGFDTLVEAGYQPEIAYFECLHELKLIVDLMYEGGIANMRYSISDTAEYGDLTRGRRVINEDTREEMRAILDEIQTGEFAREWILENMAGRPVFNAVRRIDSEHLIEKVGKQLRSMMGWIGRRD; this is encoded by the coding sequence ATGGCTAAGATGTATTATGACCGCGATGCGGACCTCGGCGTACTAAAAGGGAAGAAGGTCGCCATCATCGGTTATGGCAGTCAGGGACACGCACAGGCGCAAAATTTGAGAGATAGTAAGGTCAACGTGATCGTTGCGGAGCTTCAGGGCACGGCCAATTATAAACTTGCTTTAAGCCACGGTTTCAAGCCTTTGAGCGCTGCCCAGGCGGCAAAGGAGGCTGATATTGTCCAGATACTCGCTCAGGACAACCTCCAGGCCCAACTTTACAGAACCGAGATTCAGACCCATCTGAAGAAAGGCAAGACCCTTGTCTTTTCCCACGGGTTCAATATCCACTATAACCAGATCGTGCCCCCGGCCGACATCGACGTGATCATGGTCGCCCCCAAGGGTCCGGGACACCTTGTGAGACGCGAGTTCGAAAGAGGAGCCGGCGTCCCCTCCTTGATCGCCGTATATCAGGACTACACAAAGAAGGCAAAAAAGACCGCCCTGGCCTATGCTAAGGGCATCGGTTCAACGAGGGCCGGGGTGCTGGAGACCACGTTTAAGGAAGAAACTGAGACTGACCTCTTCGGAGAGCAGGCCGTGCTTTGCGGCGGGGCTTCAGAACTCGTGCGGGCCGGATTCGATACGCTCGTGGAGGCAGGTTATCAACCGGAGATCGCCTATTTCGAATGTCTCCACGAATTAAAGCTCATTGTGGACCTCATGTACGAGGGCGGTATCGCCAACATGCGATACTCCATCAGCGACACCGCTGAGTATGGCGACCTCACAAGGGGTCGCAGAGTCATCAATGAGGATACCAGAGAAGAGATGCGGGCAATACTCGACGAAATCCAGACGGGCGAATTCGCTCGGGAATGGATACTGGAGAACATGGCCGGACGGCCCGTCTTTAACGCTGTACGAAGAATAGACAGCGAACATCTCATTGAAAAAGTCGGCAAGCAGCTCCGCTCCATGATGGGCTGGATCGGGAGAAGAGATTGA
- a CDS encoding phosphatidylserine decarboxylase family protein has protein sequence MRQACIAREGWKLTIPSLALFFVLLSLHFWSLAAPVFLFCAFCLYFFRNPRRETAAGREALISPADGRVTEIKDMVEPEFVGGECKRISIFMSPTDVHVNRAPCEGRIVRMVHRAGDFALAFKKDIDKENERNYILLDREGEKILLVQIAGFLARRIIPYVKENDQVKRGEPVGIIAFGSRVDIYFPKMYESMVQLHEKVKAGLTPLAQKKGSL, from the coding sequence TTGAGACAAGCCTGTATCGCCAGGGAGGGGTGGAAACTGACTATCCCCTCCCTGGCACTTTTTTTTGTGCTCCTGTCTCTTCATTTCTGGAGCCTTGCAGCCCCCGTCTTCCTTTTCTGTGCATTCTGTCTTTACTTCTTCAGAAATCCCAGGCGTGAGACCGCGGCAGGCCGTGAGGCCCTTATCTCTCCGGCGGACGGCAGGGTAACCGAGATCAAGGACATGGTGGAGCCCGAGTTTGTAGGCGGGGAATGCAAAAGAATCAGTATCTTCATGTCTCCTACGGATGTGCATGTGAACCGGGCGCCCTGCGAGGGCCGCATCGTTCGGATGGTCCACAGGGCCGGCGATTTCGCGCTCGCCTTCAAGAAGGATATCGACAAGGAGAATGAGCGCAATTACATACTCCTGGACCGTGAGGGGGAGAAGATCCTCCTTGTCCAGATAGCAGGATTTCTCGCGAGAAGGATCATCCCCTACGTGAAAGAGAACGATCAGGTGAAAAGGGGCGAACCTGTCGGTATCATTGCTTTTGGGTCACGGGTTGATATTTACTTTCCCAAAATGTATGAATCTATGGTACAATTGCACGAGAAAGTAAAAGCGGGTCTTACACCGCTGGCACAGAAAAAGGGGAGTTTATGA
- the pssA gene encoding CDP-diacylglycerol--serine O-phosphatidyltransferase, with protein sequence MKYTKRRKGKGIYLLPNLLTSISLLAGFYAIVTAMDRNFAYAAYAIFVSCLFDMLDGRVARLTHSSSKFGVEYDSLSDLVAFGVAPGVLVYLWALKSYGKFGWLAGFLYVACGAVRLARFNIQVDTVQKKSFLGLPIPAAAATIAGSVLFYAWLEYKGMFKSTLIPILVYALAFLMVSNIRYFSFKDMRFFKEKPFRSTVAAIILLVIILSEPKITLFVATLGYALSGPVYSLILKVRKPVTEDATHPRETSADQGARL encoded by the coding sequence ATGAAATACACAAAGAGACGAAAAGGCAAAGGGATCTATCTGCTTCCCAATCTTTTGACCTCTATCAGCCTGCTCGCCGGTTTCTATGCAATCGTGACGGCCATGGACAGGAATTTTGCCTATGCCGCGTATGCGATCTTTGTATCCTGCCTTTTCGACATGCTCGACGGCAGGGTCGCGCGACTTACCCATTCGAGTAGCAAATTCGGTGTGGAATACGACTCACTCTCTGACCTCGTGGCCTTCGGCGTGGCCCCGGGCGTGCTCGTCTATCTTTGGGCGCTGAAAAGCTATGGCAAGTTCGGCTGGCTCGCCGGTTTTCTCTATGTGGCCTGCGGCGCCGTCAGGCTTGCGCGGTTCAACATACAGGTCGATACTGTCCAGAAGAAGAGCTTCCTCGGTCTTCCCATACCGGCCGCCGCGGCAACAATTGCGGGCAGCGTGCTCTTTTACGCATGGCTCGAATACAAGGGCATGTTCAAATCAACCTTGATCCCGATACTCGTCTACGCACTTGCATTCCTTATGGTCAGCAACATCCGTTATTTCAGCTTCAAAGACATGCGTTTCTTTAAGGAAAAACCCTTTCGCTCAACCGTGGCAGCAATAATACTGCTTGTCATCATATTGAGCGAGCCCAAGATTACCCTTTTTGTGGCGACCCTGGGCTACGCTTTGTCAGGACCAGTCTATTCGCTTATTTTAAAAGTGAGGAAACCGGTGACTGAGGACGCTACCCATCCGCGAGAAACCTCAGCAGATCAAGGTGCTCGTCTATAG
- a CDS encoding HAD-IA family hydrolase → METKKWDIDCVIYDCDGVLFDSFEQNRMLYNYIAQSQGRAPLTDEEAHYCHAHTVYESIHYVFKDTSDKEEGAVAFWKSSINFMDFIVYLKMEPHLTETLAALKERGVKLAISTNRTTTMKHIMEAFGLNKWFDMVVTALDVENPKPHPESVEKILDVMKMDRERVLYVGDSEVDRGTARAAGVKFIAYKNQGLEADGAIDEHLDLLRFLADG, encoded by the coding sequence ATGGAAACAAAGAAATGGGATATCGACTGCGTGATCTACGATTGTGACGGGGTGCTTTTTGATTCTTTCGAGCAGAATAGAATGCTCTACAATTATATCGCCCAATCTCAGGGAAGAGCACCGCTTACCGATGAAGAGGCCCATTACTGCCACGCTCATACGGTCTACGAATCGATCCATTATGTTTTTAAAGACACCTCTGACAAAGAAGAGGGGGCCGTTGCCTTCTGGAAGAGCAGCATAAACTTTATGGATTTCATCGTCTATCTCAAGATGGAGCCCCACCTCACGGAAACACTGGCCGCTCTCAAAGAGCGGGGCGTGAAGCTCGCCATCAGCACGAACAGAACCACCACCATGAAACACATTATGGAGGCGTTCGGTCTCAATAAGTGGTTTGACATGGTGGTGACCGCTCTGGATGTGGAAAATCCCAAGCCCCATCCGGAGAGCGTGGAGAAGATCCTCGATGTAATGAAGATGGACCGTGAGCGGGTGCTCTATGTGGGCGATTCAGAGGTTGACAGGGGTACGGCGAGGGCGGCCGGTGTCAAATTTATCGCTTATAAGAATCAGGGCCTCGAAGCGGACGGTGCTATAGACGAGCACCTTGATCTGCTGAGGTTTCTCGCGGATGGGTAG
- a CDS encoding HAD family hydrolase, whose protein sequence is MISVSIPGWGDLDIEYLVVDYNGTCAFDGKIKENVKEMLEKVSRYIKVFIITSDTYGNIDSEGNTIGFSIIKVGKEASGQEKAKIIRELGPEKIVAIGNGANDVLMLREASLGIGVIGGEGCSKDVLKEADFVVNNILDALSILLHPERIVATLRE, encoded by the coding sequence ATGATAAGTGTTTCCATTCCAGGATGGGGAGATCTTGATATCGAATATCTTGTTGTGGACTATAACGGGACATGCGCTTTTGACGGCAAAATAAAAGAAAACGTAAAAGAAATGCTGGAGAAGGTGTCCCGGTACATCAAGGTCTTTATTATCACATCCGACACGTACGGCAATATTGACAGCGAAGGTAATACCATAGGGTTCAGCATAATCAAAGTCGGAAAAGAGGCAAGCGGTCAGGAAAAAGCGAAGATCATACGGGAGCTTGGACCGGAAAAGATCGTGGCCATAGGCAACGGGGCCAATGACGTTCTCATGCTCAGGGAAGCATCGCTCGGCATCGGCGTAATCGGCGGTGAAGGCTGTTCAAAAGATGTACTCAAAGAAGCTGATTTTGTGGTCAACAATATTCTCGATGCCCTAAGCATTCTTCTGCACCCTGAAAGAATCGTCGCGACATTGAGAGAGTAA
- the secA gene encoding preprotein translocase subunit SecA: protein MIGNLIKKIVGTKNERELKRIEPLVQAASGYEEEVKGLTDDALKAKTPYFRERLANGENLDALLPEAFAVTREAARRAIGMRHFDVQLIGGIVLHEGKIAEMSTGEGKTLVATLPVYLNALSGLGVHVVTVNDYLAKRDAEWMGPVYKFLGLSVGTIVNDMDNEERKKAYGCDITYGTNNEFGFDYLRDNMHYSLDDCVQREFNYAIVDEVDSILIDEARTPLIISGPAEESTDKYYKINKLIYQLQKEKDFMLDEKAKSAYLTEEGVAKVERLINVDNLYDPKYVDFLHHINQALKAHQFFARDVDYIVKDGQVIIVDEFTGRLMPGRRYSEGLHQALEAKENVKIERENQTLATVTFQNYFRMYKKLAGMTGTADTEAVEFKKIYNLEVIVIPTNRPLIRTNNADVVYRTEKEKFKAAVNEIADLYGKGKPVLVGTLSIDKSERVSEMLKRRGVPHHILNAKNHEREAEVVAQAGRSKAVTISTNMAGRGTDILLGGNPEFLALSMCKGQKESEEYQKALEEARKICEKDKQYVISLGGLHILGTERHESRRIDNQLRGRSGRQGDPGSSRFYVSLEDEIMRIFGSDKVSPILAKLGMDEDMPIEHPFISKAIENAQTRVEGHNFEIRKYLLEYDNVMNKQRETVYGMRREIMKEQSVKDRISDMVEDLCEDIVFECAPEKVYPEEWDLASLKNRVYETFFFHIDLESMHVKDMTREGLFDSVLQAAKTFYENKEKQFGEGELRPVERFLVLNSLDTFWKEHLLALDHLKEGIGLRGYAQKDPLREYQRESFELFLDMLERVKYDTVRKLYAVQPAKEEIEYKEPVMSFNLGGDGSLSGQQEKKGKKVGRNDPCPCGSGKKYKRCCGR, encoded by the coding sequence ATGATTGGTAATCTCATAAAAAAAATCGTCGGCACCAAGAACGAGCGGGAACTCAAGCGCATTGAGCCGCTCGTCCAGGCGGCGAGCGGTTACGAAGAAGAGGTGAAGGGTCTCACCGATGACGCCCTCAAGGCAAAGACCCCCTATTTCAGAGAAAGGCTCGCCAACGGAGAGAACCTTGATGCCCTGCTCCCCGAGGCATTTGCCGTCACCCGCGAGGCAGCCAGGCGAGCTATCGGTATGAGGCATTTTGACGTGCAACTCATCGGCGGCATCGTGCTCCATGAAGGAAAGATCGCCGAAATGTCCACCGGCGAAGGAAAGACCCTCGTCGCCACCCTGCCCGTGTATCTCAATGCCTTAAGCGGACTCGGCGTGCACGTAGTTACCGTCAATGATTACCTGGCCAAAAGGGATGCCGAATGGATGGGACCAGTCTATAAGTTCCTCGGTCTTTCCGTGGGGACCATCGTAAACGACATGGACAACGAAGAGCGCAAAAAGGCCTATGGCTGCGACATTACCTACGGAACCAACAACGAATTTGGGTTCGACTATTTAAGAGACAACATGCACTATTCCCTCGATGATTGCGTACAGCGGGAATTCAACTACGCCATCGTGGATGAGGTGGATAGCATACTTATTGATGAGGCGAGGACACCGCTCATTATTTCGGGGCCTGCCGAAGAATCGACTGATAAATATTACAAGATCAACAAGCTGATTTATCAGCTCCAGAAAGAAAAAGACTTCATGCTCGATGAGAAGGCAAAAAGCGCTTATCTCACGGAAGAGGGAGTAGCAAAGGTCGAACGCCTCATCAACGTGGACAATCTCTACGATCCCAAGTATGTGGATTTTCTCCACCATATCAATCAGGCGCTCAAGGCGCACCAGTTCTTTGCCCGGGACGTAGATTATATCGTAAAAGACGGACAGGTCATCATCGTCGATGAGTTCACCGGACGGCTCATGCCGGGCAGACGCTATAGCGAGGGACTCCATCAGGCCCTGGAGGCAAAGGAAAACGTCAAAATAGAGCGGGAGAACCAGACCCTTGCCACGGTCACCTTTCAGAATTACTTCAGGATGTACAAGAAGCTTGCCGGCATGACCGGTACGGCGGACACGGAAGCGGTGGAGTTCAAGAAGATTTACAACCTCGAGGTCATTGTAATCCCCACAAACAGGCCGCTCATCCGCACCAATAATGCGGACGTGGTCTATCGGACGGAGAAAGAAAAATTCAAGGCCGCCGTGAACGAGATCGCCGACCTCTATGGTAAAGGCAAACCCGTGCTCGTGGGCACCCTCTCTATCGACAAATCTGAGCGTGTCTCTGAGATGCTCAAGCGCCGCGGCGTACCTCATCATATTCTCAACGCAAAGAACCACGAACGGGAAGCCGAAGTCGTGGCCCAGGCGGGCAGGTCCAAGGCCGTCACCATTTCGACTAATATGGCTGGCCGCGGCACCGACATCCTTCTCGGGGGCAATCCCGAGTTCCTGGCGCTCTCCATGTGTAAGGGACAGAAAGAGAGCGAGGAATATCAAAAGGCCCTTGAAGAGGCGAGGAAGATCTGCGAAAAGGATAAGCAGTACGTGATCAGTCTAGGTGGTCTCCATATCCTCGGCACGGAACGGCACGAATCCAGGCGCATCGATAACCAGCTGCGCGGACGATCGGGCAGGCAGGGAGATCCCGGTTCTTCGCGGTTCTACGTGTCGCTCGAAGATGAGATCATGCGGATCTTCGGATCGGACAAAGTGTCTCCTATCCTCGCAAAGCTGGGCATGGATGAGGACATGCCCATCGAGCATCCCTTCATCTCAAAGGCCATAGAGAACGCCCAAACAAGGGTGGAAGGACATAACTTCGAGATCAGAAAATATCTCCTCGAATATGATAATGTCATGAACAAACAGAGAGAGACTGTTTATGGCATGAGACGCGAGATCATGAAAGAGCAGAGCGTCAAAGACCGGATCAGCGACATGGTCGAAGACCTATGCGAGGACATAGTCTTCGAATGCGCTCCGGAGAAGGTCTATCCTGAGGAGTGGGACCTGGCCTCCCTGAAAAACAGGGTGTATGAGACGTTCTTTTTTCACATAGACCTCGAATCGATGCACGTGAAGGATATGACCCGGGAAGGGCTTTTCGACTCGGTGCTTCAGGCTGCGAAAACCTTTTACGAGAACAAGGAAAAGCAATTCGGAGAGGGCGAACTCCGTCCGGTCGAGCGATTCCTTGTGCTCAATTCACTCGACACGTTTTGGAAAGAGCATCTGCTCGCCCTGGATCACCTCAAGGAAGGCATAGGTCTCAGGGGATATGCCCAGAAAGACCCTTTGCGAGAGTATCAGCGGGAGAGTTTCGAGCTCTTCCTCGACATGCTCGAACGCGTGAAATACGACACCGTGAGAAAGCTTTACGCAGTCCAGCCCGCCAAAGAAGAGATCGAATACAAAGAACCGGTCATGTCCTTTAATCTTGGCGGCGACGGCAGTCTGTCCGGTCAGCAGGAAAAAAAGGGCAAGAAGGTCGGCAGAAATGATCCCTGTCCCTGCGGCAGCGGAAAGAAATACAAAAGGTGCTGCGGACGCTGA